A genomic stretch from Coffea arabica cultivar ET-39 chromosome 10c, Coffea Arabica ET-39 HiFi, whole genome shotgun sequence includes:
- the LOC140015872 gene encoding uncharacterized protein, with amino-acid sequence MVSYAEKVEKQALPLKTPSGRTTTSSSTPWKRNELPTSSAWPRQANRERENKRMEQPSHPSATSSKPTPRPTLPRANTSTNQPKACFKCKGIGHLMAQCLNRSIMYMNEEGMWQSEGKEEYADMPPLEEKGKDDGLVEIEEDPVARTMVTMRVLNAQAQEDDLQRTNIFHMRCKIGDEVCLMIIDSGSCTNCVAADFVEQKHLPWTYHPKPYRLSWLNDGGEVKVTKQALIAFSIGRYKDQVLYDVIPMQASHVLLGRPWEYDRQADHIGLTNKYKFIIDNLKITLSPLTPTQVYAEQLHLRKEREKRQLREAKKKPNVPEDEEKKKVEAELSEREKSSGKRLSEAESLKVKKKSFYASVREIDRVLNAQRIQGCVSGGTTERITSNSSKSLDEHVEYLRLVLSALRENRLFANTEKCVFCTPEVNFLGYIVGANGISVDPAKVKAILEWPTPTNVSQVRSFHGLASFYRRFVKDFSTIAAPLNEVIKKNVGFQWGKEQEESFFKLKKLLTSAPILALPNFDVTFEVECDASGIGIGAVLHQNNRPLAYFSEKLSGGALNYPTYDKELYAIVRALEVWQHYLMPKEFVIHTDHESIKFLKGQGMKASCSKKITYVFPTVHLGNYLLEKPMVED; translated from the exons ATGGTGTCTTATGCAGAGAAGGTGGAAAAGCAAGCCTTACCTCTAAAGACACCTAGTGGCCGAACCACTACATCCTCTTCCACCCCTTGGAAAAGAAATGAATTGCCAACATCCAGTGCTTGGCCAAGGCAAGCTaatagagagagggaaaacaagcGGATGGAACAACCGTCCCATCCGAGTGCAACTTCTTCTAAACCAACCCCGCGCCCGACTCTTCCAAGGGCAAATACGTCTACCAACCAGCCAAAGGCATGTTTCAAATGCAAGGGAATTGGCCACCTCATGGCTCAATGCCTTAACCGAAGTATCATGTACATGAATGAAGAGGGAATGTGGCAAAGCGAAGGAAAGGAAGAATATGCGGACATGCCACCACTTGAAGAAAAAGGGAAGGATGATGGCCTGGTTGAAATAGAAGAGGACCCCGTAGCTCGAACTATGGTGACTATGAGAGTGCTAAATGCACAAGCTcaagaagatgatctccaaCGGACCAACATTTTTCATATGAGATGCAAAATTGGAGATGAGGTATGTCTCATGATCATTGATAGTGGCTCTTGTACTAATTGCGTAGCTGCTGACTTTGTTGAGCAAAAACACCTTCCATGGACTTACCACCCAAAACCCTATAGACTATCTTGGTTAAATGATGGGGGGGAAGTCAAGGTGACTaaacaagctttaatcgctTTTTCTATTGGTCGGTACAAGGACCAAGTTTTATATGATGTAATTCCTATGCAAGCTAGTCATGTCTTGTTAGGGCGTCCTTGGGAGTATGATCGGCAGGCTGATCATATTGGACTCACTAATAAGTATAAGTTCATTATAGACAACCTCAAGATCACTCTTTCACCCTTGACACCTACACAAGTGTATGCAGAACAATTGCATCTAAGAAAAGAGCGAGAGAAAAGGCAACTGAGAGAGGCAAAGAAAAAGCCGAATGTGCCTGAGgatgaggaaaaaaagaaagtagaggCCGAGTTGAGTGAAAGAGAAAAGTCGAGTGGGAAAAGACTCAGTGAGGCCGAGAGcttgaaagtgaagaaaaagAGCTTTTATGCTAGTGTGCGTGAGATAGATAGGGTCTTGAATGCACAAA gaattcaaggATGTGTTTCCGGAGGAACTACCGAAAGGATTACCTCCAATTCGAG CAAGTCTTTAGATGAACATGTTGAGTATTTGCGACTTGTTTTAAGTGCCTTGCGTGAAAATAGGTTGTTTGCTAACACGGAAAAATGTGTCTTTTGCACTCCTGAAGTTAATTTCcttggatatattgttggtgcAAATGGCATAAGTGTTGATCCCGCCAAGGTAAAAGCCATCTTAGAGTGGCCGACTCCAACCAATGTGTCTCAGGTAAggtcttttcatggtcttgcaagTTTCTATAGGAGATTTGTTAAAGACTTTAGTACTATTGCAGCACCTTTGAATGAGGTAATTAAAAAGAATGTGGGGTTTCAATGGGGAAAAGAGCAAGAAGAGTCATTTTTTAAGCTTAAGAAGTTGTTAACTTCGGCACCTATTCTTGCTTTGCCTAATTTTGATGTGACgtttgaagttgaatgtgatgctagtgGGATCGGCATAGGGGCTGTCTTACATCAAAATAATAGACCCTTGGCATATTTCAGTGAAAAGTTGAGTGGGGGAGCTCTTAATTACCCTACTTATGATAAAGAATTGTATGCTATTGTGCGTGCTCTTGAAGTGTGGCAGCATTATCTTATGCCTAAGGAATTTGTGATACATACTGatcatgaatcaattaaattccttAAAGGGCAGG GCATGAAGGCttcttgttcaaagaaaatCACCTATGTATTCCCAACTGTTCACTTAGGGAATTACTTGTTAGAGAAGCCCATGGTGGAGGATTGA